The following proteins are encoded in a genomic region of Cryptomeria japonica chromosome 11, Sugi_1.0, whole genome shotgun sequence:
- the LOC131077678 gene encoding receptor-like protein EIX2 has product MAIAPIKFAFTSAVYIILFTNPSFALFNCPTQESQSLLSFKTALNVSDGNLSSWVNGSDCCSKWDGISCDNLTNHVERVNLSAYTNHEGQGVQSRVVSATLCKLPFLKYLNLRSIGLTGNIPSCLGNLSHVQYLNFKNNSLSGIVPPVICQLTNLSYIDISYNQLTGVLPPCLQNLPFLKFLGLSINKFHGNLQLSELSSLEQLYARNFSFHDYISSSQLALPSSIRILWLSSITISDTLFHNLAELKYLFLSYCVLNTRTTWIPLFQLQGLDISSCRIGGRIPEWLSTQYSFQTLTLGYDNMFGEIPSWLWENNAELYMLNLSGNHLHGSLIIPNGSVHWMTVFDVSRNALTGYVPSLWPPYLQLLMVNDNALVGTIPPSLCNLDHLVKLDLANNKLNGNIPPCFSNYKAIQVLNLGSNSLEGSIPHGLCCSSLIVRNNKLSGEFPPSITDCKRLQVLDIGHNRFAGEIPWSVGNLSALQVFMMKSNHFRGRIPSEIVKLKQLQILDLSSNNISGFIPRNISSLQAMVIPREDGHMLSTLLNPFQIFVREKGLNTYFKLGPFDTYVIRVPSHVELDMTVKGLERHYSYILSTTTYIDLSSNQLKGEFPVDFGKLKGLRFLNLSMNNLSGVIPHSLGEMSELESLDLSSNRFYGSIPAEIQALTSLECLDLSNNNLSGNIPQGGQMITFDNTSYSGNPYLEGCPLPKKCSWPQFSPPLRSTNEMQDRNEGFRKKISWYVIGLGFSYVSGFCCVMLLLAVRKAWREKYFNRVDKILKFSFPSIRNKRL; this is encoded by the coding sequence ATGGCTATTGCTCCAATTAAGTTTGCCTTTACCAGCGCAGTTTATATTATCCTTTTTACAAACCCATCTTTTGCTCTATTCAATTGTCCTACCCAAGAATCCCAATCTCTTCTTTCCTTCAAAACAGCCTTGAACGTCTCTGATGGCAATCTTAGTTCATGGGTTAATGGAAGTGACTGTTGCTCCAAATGGGATGGCATATCATGCGATAATCTCACCAACCATGTAGAGCGGGTGAATTTGAGTGCTTACACCAACCACGAAGGGCAGGGCGTGCAGAGTCGAGTCGTATCTGCTACTTTGTGCAAGCTTCCTTTCCTCAAATACCTCAACTTGAGGAGCATAGGTCTAACTGGTAATATTCCTTCCTGTTTGGGAAACCTCTCTCATGTTCAATATCTGAATTTTAAAAACAACAGTTTGAGTGGGATAGTTCCCCCTGTGATTTGTCAATTGACCAATCTTAGCTATATAGATATTAGCTATAACCAACTAACTGGAGTATTGCCACCATGTCTACAAAATCTCCCTTTTCTTAAGTTCTTAGGTCTTTCCATCAATAAATTCCATGGAAACCTTCAGCTTAGTGAGCTTTCCTCCCTTGAGCAGCTTTATGCTCGTAATTTTTCATTCCATGATTACATTAGTTCTTCGCAGCTGGCATTACCATCGTCTATTAGGATTCTCTGGCTCTCCTCAATTACCATTTCAGATACTCTGTTTCATAATCTTgcagaattaaaatatttatttctatCGTATTGTGTACTAAATACTAGGACAACTTGGATTCCCCTGTTCCAGTTACAAGGCTTAGATATAAGCTCATGTAGAATTGGTGGTCGAATTCCTGAGTGGCTTTCCACTCAATATTCATTCCAGACTTTGACATTGGGTTACGACAATATGTTTGGAGAAATTCCCTCCTGGTTATGGGAGAACAATGCTGAGTTGTATATGTTAAACCTCTCAGGAAATCATTTGCATGGCAGCCTTATTATCCCAAATGGCTCAGTTCATTGGATGACAGTGTTTGATGTGTCCAGAAATGCATTGACTGGATACGTGCCATCTTTGTGGCCTCCATATTTACAGCTATTGATGGTTAATGACAATGCTCTAGTTGGCACCATTCCTCCAAGTTTGTGCAATTTGGATCACCTTGTAAAGTTAGATCTGGCAAACAACAAATTGAATGGCAATATTCCTCCATGCTTTTCAAACTATAAGGCAATTCAAGTGTTGAATTTAGGGAGTAATAGTCTCGAGGGAAGCATACCCCATGGGCTATGCTGCTCCTCTTTGATTGTAAGAAATAATAAGTTAAGTGGAGAGTTCCCTCCGTCAATCACTGATTGCAAGAGATTACAAGTACTAGATATTGGGCATAACAGATTTGCTGGGGAAATTCCATGGTCAGTGGGAAATCTATCAGCCCTTCAAGTGTTCATGATGAAGAGTAATCATTTCAGAGGTAGAATTCCTTCAGAAATTGTCAAACTCAAGCAACTCCAGATCTTAGACCTGTCATCTAACAATATATCAGGTTTTATTCCACGTAACATTTCATCTCTACAAGCAATGGTAATACCAAGAGAAGACGGCCACATGTTATCTACTCTGTTGAACCCCTTTCAAATATTTGTAAGAGAGAAAGGCCTTAATACATATTTTAAACTTGGCCCTTTTGATACATATGTAATTCGAGTTCCGTCTCATGTTGAATTGGACATGACCGTGAAAGGCTTAGAGCGGCACTACTCATATATTCTTTCCACGACAACATACATAGATCTCTCAAGCAATCAATTAAAAGGAGAATTTCCGGTGGATTTTGGAAAGTTAAAAGGGTTGAGGTTTCTCAATCTATCAATGAACAACCTCAGTGGAGTTATTCCACACAGTTTGGGGGAAATGAGTGAGTTAGAATCATTGGACCTTTCTTCAAACAGATTTTATGGAAGTATTCCTGCGGAGATTCAAGCTCTAACTTCATTGGAATGTCTAGATTTGTCCAACAACAACCTCTCAGGCAACATACCCCAAGGAGGACAGATGATCACATTTGACAACACGTCATATTCTGGAAATCCATATTTGGAAGGATGCCCACTTCCAAAGAAATGTTCTTGGCCACAATTTTCTCCTCCCCTTCGCTCtacaaatgaaatgcaagatagaAATGAAGGTTTTAGAAAGAAAATATCATGGTATGTGATTGGACTAGGATTTTCATATGTATCTGGTTTTTGCTGTGTAATGCTATTGCTTGCAGTGAGAAAGGCGTGGAGAGAGAAATACTTCAATAGGGTTGATAAGATTTTGAAGTTTTCGTTTCCATCCATACGAAATAAGAGATTGTGA